The following coding sequences lie in one Treponema sp. OMZ 790 genomic window:
- a CDS encoding UPF0164 family protein → MKRIIQAVCIVIFLISSKISLFCADISNSYGGVSSAFDIFTQKFEGETAFRSLLIPSGGRFEGLNGSFTALSNDISFFDANPAASALLKETEINVLHNSWIADSKLETIGYTQRKNHLGWGTSLRCFYIPFTEYGHLGQKKASGYYSETFLTANIAYNFLAGYDFKGLSIGGSIKTGIRSMPPFSGQGEAADLEYPEKQNQNASRQNGYAVLGDFGIMIRANVSKIFYSNEPNFYFGLSLKNFGTPIKGELPPSYISLGFAYRPVSFFLFEVDVNQGINVANIKRSGLPYGNMGMMFSITKYFNLLTGFGIKGGNPRFTLGGEVNLSNIQISANYTLDLSSQVTNISRISIGVKFLLGQDKRDQKQNTIEKLYIQGLKEYNSKNYQRAIEIWQEILSLDKRYDPAIEGIARAEQQLKLLEEIKKILLLD, encoded by the coding sequence ATGAAGCGAATTATTCAAGCCGTTTGCATAGTTATTTTTCTCATTTCTTCAAAAATAAGCCTTTTTTGTGCAGATATTTCAAATTCTTACGGAGGCGTATCGTCAGCTTTTGATATTTTTACCCAAAAGTTTGAAGGAGAAACAGCTTTTAGGTCTCTTTTGATTCCGTCGGGAGGCCGCTTTGAAGGATTAAACGGAAGTTTTACTGCACTTTCAAACGATATAAGCTTTTTTGATGCCAATCCTGCTGCAAGTGCACTTTTAAAAGAAACAGAAATAAACGTCCTTCATAACAGCTGGATAGCCGATTCCAAGCTGGAAACCATAGGTTATACGCAAAGAAAGAACCACCTCGGATGGGGAACATCCTTAAGATGTTTCTACATTCCCTTTACCGAGTACGGACATCTCGGACAAAAAAAGGCATCCGGCTATTACAGCGAAACGTTTTTGACTGCAAATATAGCTTATAATTTTCTTGCAGGTTATGATTTTAAAGGTTTAAGCATTGGAGGAAGTATAAAAACGGGAATAAGATCCATGCCTCCATTTTCAGGACAGGGAGAAGCGGCAGATTTGGAATATCCCGAAAAACAAAATCAAAATGCTTCACGTCAAAACGGATATGCAGTCCTAGGCGACTTCGGAATAATGATAAGGGCAAACGTATCAAAAATCTTTTACAGCAATGAGCCCAATTTTTACTTCGGCTTAAGTTTAAAGAATTTCGGGACTCCTATAAAAGGAGAACTACCTCCTTCTTATATCTCCTTGGGCTTTGCATACAGACCCGTATCCTTTTTTCTATTTGAAGTGGATGTAAATCAAGGAATAAATGTCGCAAATATAAAGCGTTCCGGGCTTCCATACGGAAATATGGGGATGATGTTTTCGATTACCAAATATTTTAATCTTTTAACCGGTTTCGGAATCAAGGGTGGTAATCCCCGTTTTACCCTGGGAGGAGAAGTAAATCTCTCAAACATACAAATTTCAGCGAACTATACTCTGGACTTGTCAAGTCAGGTTACAAATATCAGCCGTATAAGTATAGGTGTAAAATTTCTTTTGGGTCAGGATAAAAGAGATCAAAAACAAAATACGATAGAAAAACTATATATTCAGGGGCTAAAAGAATACAACAGCAAAAACTATCAGCGTGCCATAGAAATTTGGCAGGAAATTCTAAGTCTAGATAAGCGTTACGACCCTGCAATAGAAGGTATAGCCAGAGCCGAACAACAGCTTAAACTTTTAGAAGAAATCAAAAAAATCCTACTCCTCGATTAA
- a CDS encoding DNA topoisomerase IV subunit A has translation MDYIESLFNKNFLEYASYVIRDRAIPDLEDGLKPVQRRILHSLFEMDDGKFHKVANVIGHCMKYHPHGDASIGNALVVLASKELFIDTQGNFGNIFTGDEASAPRYIECRVNEFAKTIFYNPHITDYTVSYDGRNKEPLAFRAKLPVVLAIGAEGIAVGMSTKILPHNILEIIEAEKAFLSGKSFALFPDFPTGGLIDVSEYEDGLGKVLVRAKLDTSDEKRIVIRELPFGSTTESMINSIETASKAGKVKISEISDYTGEKVEIELKLPRGVYSADVVDTLYAFTECEQSIPCNLLVIKDNLPVQITVTDIIKYHAKQLVQILKDELEYEKAMLTDRLHLRTLERIFIEERIYKKIETMKTAEGVINAVIKGFVPFKKELIREVTEDDVDKLLKIPIRRISLYDINKNREEVREINNRLKEIAKLLKNLKGYAISVLDGIAAKLTAEEFKRKTEITGFTKIDVKEAVTRDTALRYDEETGYLGTSVTTGKEILRVSPYDRIFILRKSGVYTVMDVPDRVFVDTGMWYCGFAEKEELSKVLFTVIYRDSKTKYAYIKRARVEGYILNRDYLFAPDNTEVLFASTKPKFSFKLNYAPKPRVKKIEEEFKADSFAEKGLKAQGVRLSVREALSAEELTEKKSLIKKAQEKKTETSVKKAETKKAVKKDASIKEKKEAVKKPKAGTASKTGKKEKSGEAKKTSKTGKKKV, from the coding sequence ATGGATTATATTGAAAGTCTTTTTAATAAGAATTTTTTGGAATATGCAAGTTATGTTATCCGCGACAGGGCCATCCCCGACCTTGAGGACGGCCTAAAGCCCGTTCAAAGGCGAATTTTACATTCTCTTTTTGAGATGGATGACGGGAAGTTTCACAAGGTGGCAAACGTTATCGGGCATTGTATGAAGTACCACCCTCACGGTGATGCTTCCATAGGAAACGCCCTCGTGGTTCTAGCCTCAAAAGAACTTTTTATAGATACTCAAGGGAACTTCGGAAATATTTTTACAGGCGATGAGGCATCCGCTCCACGATACATAGAGTGCCGCGTAAACGAATTTGCAAAGACCATCTTTTATAATCCCCATATAACCGATTATACCGTTTCCTATGACGGAAGAAACAAGGAGCCCTTAGCCTTTAGGGCCAAGCTCCCCGTAGTGCTTGCGATTGGAGCCGAGGGTATTGCCGTAGGTATGTCCACAAAGATTTTGCCCCATAATATTCTCGAAATAATAGAAGCAGAAAAAGCTTTTTTAAGCGGAAAATCCTTTGCTCTTTTCCCGGACTTTCCCACGGGAGGCTTGATCGACGTTTCGGAATACGAGGACGGCTTGGGCAAGGTCTTGGTTAGGGCCAAGCTCGACACCTCCGACGAGAAGAGAATAGTAATAAGGGAACTCCCCTTCGGCAGCACTACCGAAAGCATGATTAACTCCATAGAGACCGCTTCAAAGGCTGGAAAGGTTAAGATTTCCGAAATAAGCGACTACACAGGCGAAAAGGTCGAGATTGAGTTAAAGCTCCCCAGAGGGGTTTACTCGGCCGATGTAGTGGACACCCTTTATGCCTTTACCGAATGCGAGCAGTCGATTCCCTGTAACCTCTTGGTCATAAAGGACAATCTTCCCGTTCAAATTACCGTAACCGATATAATAAAATATCACGCCAAACAGCTGGTGCAGATTTTAAAGGATGAGCTTGAATACGAAAAAGCCATGCTGACCGACCGCCTCCATCTGCGCACCCTTGAGCGCATTTTTATAGAAGAACGCATATACAAAAAGATTGAAACGATGAAGACGGCCGAAGGAGTTATCAATGCGGTTATCAAGGGCTTTGTTCCATTTAAAAAGGAATTAATCCGCGAGGTAACCGAAGATGATGTCGATAAATTGCTTAAAATCCCCATCCGCCGCATCTCTCTTTACGATATAAATAAAAACCGTGAAGAGGTTAGGGAGATAAATAACCGCTTAAAGGAAATTGCCAAACTATTGAAGAACTTAAAAGGCTATGCAATTTCGGTTTTGGACGGAATTGCGGCCAAACTTACGGCAGAGGAATTTAAACGTAAGACCGAGATTACAGGCTTTACAAAGATTGACGTAAAAGAAGCCGTAACAAGGGACACCGCTCTCCGCTATGATGAAGAAACAGGCTATCTCGGCACCTCCGTTACTACAGGAAAAGAGATTTTGCGTGTCAGCCCTTATGACCGCATCTTTATTTTGAGGAAGAGCGGGGTTTATACCGTCATGGATGTGCCTGACCGCGTCTTTGTCGATACGGGAATGTGGTACTGCGGTTTTGCCGAAAAAGAAGAACTTTCGAAGGTTCTTTTTACGGTAATTTACCGCGATTCCAAGACAAAGTACGCCTATATAAAGAGGGCGAGGGTAGAAGGCTACATCCTAAACAGAGACTATCTTTTTGCTCCCGATAATACCGAGGTGCTTTTTGCAAGTACAAAGCCTAAATTTTCTTTTAAGCTTAATTATGCTCCTAAACCAAGAGTCAAAAAAATAGAAGAAGAATTTAAGGCCGATTCCTTTGCCGAGAAGGGCTTAAAAGCTCAGGGCGTGCGCCTTTCGGTACGAGAGGCTCTTTCTGCCGAAGAATTGACAGAAAAAAAATCCCTGATTAAAAAGGCTCAAGAAAAAAAAACTGAAACATCCGTGAAAAAGGCCGAAACAAAAAAGGCTGTTAAGAAAGACGCTTCCATAAAGGAGAAAAAAGAAGCCGTAAAAAAGCCTAAGGCTGGAACAGCATCCAAGACCGGCAAAAAAGAGAAGTCCGGCGAGGCTAAAAAAACTTCAAAAACAGGGAAGAAAAAGGTCTAA